The Xenopus tropicalis strain Nigerian chromosome 7, UCB_Xtro_10.0, whole genome shotgun sequence genome includes a region encoding these proteins:
- the LOC779885 gene encoding pancreatic lipase-related protein 2 isoform X1: MFYVLGLISFLLPSVQGLEEICYEEVGCFPVGFPWAGTRERPEGGLPWSPKMVNTRFLLFTRDNADHFQEINSSTISDSYFQTTRKTRFIIHGFIDVGTEGWVPDMCNAMLSVEDINCLSTDWSDGSHTDYVQAANNVRVVGAEVADLVKTLRDDLGYSPSLVHVIGHSLGAHAAGEAGKRMPGIGRITGLDPAQPYFQDTPEEVRLDPSDATLVDVIHTDSAPFIPSLGLGTGQLSGHLDFFPNGGIQMPGCKQKEEYNISDIFIAFQGKHDDLVCNHLRSYRYYMESITTPSGFTGFPAASYESFSSGAGFPCPANECPVMGHYADLYSGATPSSQTYYLNTGDSPPFARWRYKVTVHISVPVSVLGSVWLSLLGLNGKTKMHDIYSGRIQPKQTHTAFIDAETKVGPLVSAHFIWSSRNEAQAKSVTVEFGGDGTRYYSCGFRAASVGPGQIVPLCNRAAGPRDQ, from the exons ATGTTTTATGTTTTGGGACTAATCTCCTTTTTGTTACCGTCTGTACAAG GATTAGAGGAAATCTGCTATGAAGAGGTCGGCTGTTTCCCAGTCGGGTTCCCGTGGGCTGGAACtagagagaggccagaggggggaCTCCCATGGTCCCCAAAAATGGTCAATACTCGTTTTCTGCTCTTTACCAGGGACAATGCAGATCACTTCCAG GAGATAAATTCCTCTACAATATCGGACTCGTATTTTCAAACGACCAGGAAAACCCGGTTTATTATACACGGATTCATTGACGTGGGAACCGAGGGCTGGGTACCGGACATGTGTAAC GCAATGCTAAGTGTGGAGGACATTAACTGTTTGAGCACAGACTGGAGCGACGGGTCACACACTGATTATGTTCAGGCCGCTAATAACGTCCGTGTCGTCGGGGCAGAAGTGGCAGATTTGGTTAAGACTCTCCGG GATGATTTGGGGTACTCTCCGTCCCTTGTGCATGTAATTGGGCACAGCCTAGGGGCGCACGCGGCTGGGGAGGCGGGGAAGAGGATGCCCGGCATTGGCCGAATCACAG GATTGGACCCCGCTCAGCCCTATTTCCAGGATACCCCAGAGGAGGTGAGATTGGATCCATCAGATGCCACATTGGTTGATGTCATTCACACAGACTCCGCCCCATTCATTCCCAGTCTAG GGCTGGGAACGGGCCAGTTAAGTGGCCACCTGGACTTCTTTCCCAATGGAGGAATACAGATGCCGGGGTGCAAACAGAAAGAGGAATATAACATTTCTGACATTTTTATCGCTTTCCAAG GGAAACATGACGATCTGGTCTGTAATCATCTCCGGAGTTACAGGTACTACATGGAGAGCATCACTACTCCCAGCGGCTTCACCGGATTCCCTGCAGCCTCATACGAGTCCTTCTCATCC GGAGCGGGGTTCCCGTGCCCGGCCAATGAATGCCCAGTAATGGGGCACTATGCGGATCTATATAGCGGTGCCACGCCGAGCAGCCAGACCTATTACTTGAATACTGGAGATTCGCCGCCCTTCGCTC GCTGGCGATACAAGGTGACGGTCCATATCTCTGTCCCAGTGTCTGTCCTGGGATCGGTCTGGCTGTCTTTGCTTGGGCTCAATGGAAAAACCAAAATGCATGATATTTATAG TGGACGGATCCAACCCAAACAAACACACACGGCTTTCATTGATGCGGAGACCAAGGTGGGGCCCCTCGTATCTGCGCATTTCATATGGAGCAGCAGAAATGAGGCACAGGCCAAGTCTGTAACAGTGGAGTTTGGGGGGGACGGAACCCG GTATTACTCCTGTGGCTTCCGGGCAGCGAGTGTCGGACCCGGTCAGATTGTCCCTCTGTGTAACCGGGCGGCGGGACCCAGAGACCAGTGA
- the pnliprp1 gene encoding inactive pancreatic lipase-related protein 1, translating into MVGRWGLIFFLLGCAQGGRVCYGDLGCFTDEPPWGGTAERPLGLLPMSPEAINTRYFLVTRENPDYFQEIISHSSVSTSNFKPNRKTRFIIHGFVNTAERGWQMEMCQAMLEVEDVNCFCIDWRGGSFTLYTQAANNIRVVGAELASFIGYLSKIYDYSPSMIHIIGHSLGAHTAGEVGKRVPGIARISGLDPAGPLFQNTPPEVRLDPTDADFVDAIHTDTSPLIPKIGLGMAQSVGHLDFFPNGGQTMPGCGSNIITRLLDIEELWGGVDNYLACNHLRSYKYYTESIRTPDAFVAFPSDTYEAFMKGTGFPCPSTGCPLMGYYAGFYGRGTLSGLPLYLNTGDVSPYARWRYKVTAKTSGTLSFMGDMKVTLHGLKGNSKEHEIASGYIEPGGTYSAFIDAEADVGPLITLSFTWKKSLIDLIPGTVGADTVTVQYGRDGQTYQFCGKEQVRANVLQSLTPCDSL; encoded by the exons ATGGTCGGTCGCTGGGGGCTCATCTTCTTCCTGCTCGGATGTGCGCAAG GAGGGAGAGTTTGCTATGGAGACCTTGGGTGCTTTACAGACGAGCCTccatgggggggcactgctgagagGCCGCTGGGGTTATTACCCATGTCCCCGGAAGCGATTAACACTCGTTACTTTTTGGTCACTAGAGAAAACCCTGATTACTTCCAG GAGATCATCAGTCATTCGTCAGTTTCCACATCCAATTTCAAACCCAATAGGAAAACGCGTTTCATCATTCACGGCTTCGTTAATACGGCAGAGAGGGGCTGGCAGATGGAGATGTGCCAG GCGATGTTGGAAGTGGAAGACGTGAACTGTTTCTGCATTGACTGGAGAGGGGGGTCCTTCACCCTATACACCCAGGCCGCCAATAACATCCGCGTGGTGGGGGCGGAGCTGGCCTCTTTTATTGGCTACCTCTCT AAAATTTATGATTACTCTCCATCTATGATCCATATTATTGGACACAGCCTGGGGGCCCACACTGCCGGGGAAGTTGGGAAGAGGGTGCCCGGCATTGCTCGAATATCAG GACTGGATCCGGCCGGGCCCCTGTTCCAGAACACCCCGCCCGAGGTCAGACTGGATCCCACGGACGCTGACTTTGTAGATGCCATTCATACAGACACATCTCCGCTGATCCCCAAAATAG GTTTGGGAATGGCCCAGTCAGTTGGGCACCTGGATTTCTTTCCAAACGGAGGGCAAACCATGCCCGGATGTGGGAGCAACATAATAACCAGACTACTAGACATTGAGGAACTGTGGGGAG GGGTAGATAACTACTTGGCGTGCAACCATCTCCGGAGCTACAAGTATTACACAGAGAGTATCCGCACTCCCGATGCCTTCGTTGCATTTCCCAGTGATACGTATGAAGCGTTTATGAAG GGTACGGGATTCCCATGCCCCAGTACTGGTTGCCCTTTAATGGGGTACTATGCTGGTTTCTATGGTCGGGGCACACTGAGCGGCCTGCCATTATACTTGAATACTGGAGACGTTAGCCCTTATGCAC GCTGGAGGTACAAGGTGACTGCCAAGACCAGCGGCACTTTGAGTTTTATGGGGGACATGAAAGTGACTTTACATGGACTCAAAGGGAACTCCAAGGAACATGAGATTGCCAG TGGGTACATTGAACCCGGAGGCACCTACTCAGCCTTCATTGATGCCGAGGCCGACGTCGGGCCCCTCATAACCCTGAGTTTCACCTGGAAAAAGAGCCTCATCGACCTCATTCCGGGCACAGTCGGCGCCGACACTGTAACCGTGCAGTACGGGAGGGACGGACAGAC GTACCAGTTTTGTGGCAAAGAGCAGGTCAGGGCCAATGTGCTCCAGAGCCTGACTCCCTGTGACTCCCTGTGA